In Zingiber officinale cultivar Zhangliang chromosome 1A, Zo_v1.1, whole genome shotgun sequence, the DNA window agctatcaaaaatttgttttcaaaatcatgctctaattggtttgtatttttcaaagtattttaaatgaatatattttgttttacccttagattttttcttggaaccctatttttttatgtgatcaaaggaggagaaagaaaagtataagtctagggggaggtaaaccaaatttttttttatctttttttgtactttaatgcaaaattttattactcttaatttatgtctatttaccctgaCTTAACTTGGGtaactcacatcaaaaagggggagactgttggaaccccaggttgttttggtgtaatcaacaagttaagttaggtcctgtggtattttaaccctgtgtctaagtatgcaggaacttaggagcacagaaagtcgagcggaagacgcgactagcgagcaGGATGACACGGGcaagtgcgtccgagggacgataagtcggagcggaagattgctcggggagcaagagatgcaactagcgagaaggtcggcatggggtgcgaccgagggatgaagagctgcggatgagtatgctggtggacgagaaggaagcactcggcatttccaagggacgagaagtcggagcggaaggctgctcgagaaggccggaagttgggttcgggtgagccctattctggatggccgagaacACCCAAGCAAGCGAAGCCGGAGTGGAATTCCTGGACCGAGGcaagctgaaccgaagcagagggcCTGGACCAATCCGAGACGCCCGGAAaccttctgggcgctcggacctagATGATTATCCAGATCGCGGTTAGCACGATCTACgcgagaagggataaagttttatcccctcctaggcgcctggaacccttcaggcgccccgaccaaggttataaatatagccttgatcaAAGAAGCTGAACAAgacaagcaattagcatttccaacacttgtacgctttatttgtagtttaacttctttattttctgtgtgataaccatgattttactacactattctcattcatacaatcatggtttgatgtagttttcatatatagaactcaaatttacatcacattttattCATTGTATCGAATTTGgatttaattacaaattattttattatggGTTAAtctgatgctaatatttgattgttattttgtaggcatcaaatgaTCTTGGATGAGATAGATTGGAACCAGATTTGCGCTCGGATCGGAGTTTTAACGAGGCGATCAAGCTCCAAAACGATCTTAGCTGTTCATTCAAGATTGGAGCAGATCTACATCATCCAATGAAGATCCGGTCCATCCGAATTAATCAGGAATGGATCTagaccatagatgaagatcagtacactTGGATCGAATTTTAGGTCATCTTTCATCGTTGATTTAGCTCCGAAGAATTCCAGTCGTCCGATCAAATCCGAGGAGATTTAAAAGGCCGCGAGAAACTACAGTGCTTCCCTGAGCTCGGTACCTCGCGATCCTCTACTGTTCACAATCTTCTTCCTCAGCGACGCCGACACTCCCATCAACATCTCGATCAGAATTCAAGATCTGTTTTCACCAGAAGCATTTGGATGACCGGCGATCATTGTCCGGCCATCAGATTACAAGAGAAGGAGGTTTTTCTGTTGCGATCTTCGCATTTCACATTCACTAGACGAGCTCAGATTTTGGGGAGTTTTTTCCGATCTGAGGGATTCTATCAAGCAACAGAAGATTCGGAGGAGTTTTTCCGGAGGTTCTGCTTCGCATCCATTCTTTAATTCGATCACGAATTCGCCATCgattcgatcgatcgattgacgaTCGCGATTCTGTCATCCTTCCCTGTTCTTCGTGCAATGAACCTATGATGAGATGTTAAGCTTGTAGGGAGGTTTCTACTAGCTGCGCACTTCTGAATTCTTAACCGGGAATTTGAACTAATCTAGTGATTACTCACGGGAGTTTCCAAGAGTTTTCTTGCAAGTTTGCAGGAAGACAGTTCATGAACACTGATTTGAGTTGTGATGTTCTTCATTCTGCTTTTAGATTCAATTCTTAGATCTGTTGCATTCATTTGTTTCCCTTTCCATTGCAAGCAAAAATCCCATTGAAATGAATTCTGTTAGATTTAATCAGTGCATTTCTGTTATAGTAGTTGGTTAAGTTTATAAATGTAAACAGAGACAAGAGTTAGGGTTTGAATTCATATTTAGGTTTAAACTTTTAATCCATATTGTAGATACAATTCTGTTAGTGAAATTCTGATTCTTAGATCTTAATTAGTTAAGAATTGTTGTTAAGTTTAGTCACCTTAAATTGATTTCTCTATGATTCATTGCAGTTTCGAATTCTGATCTCCACAGAAAATTGCAAATTAGTTTAGTTAGGTTTCAAGAGATTTGTATCAGTTGCTTAGGTTTTGTTGGAATTCAAATTTAGGTCTAGTTGTTATTAGTTCATTTGAACTAGGTTAGTTTTATTTCGGGCAGCAAGTAATTTGTTCATAATCAATTCTGTAAGCATGCATTACTTTTAATTCTATTGTATTTGATTGTGAGGGTGAGCAATTTCAATTCTGAGTATGCAATAATAAAAACTTTCAGTCAATaaaagaaacaaattaaatgaagaTCACATTTAGTCAAACACAttcactagttatccttggaaaaaaatacgacttgggactccatactacatGAGTTTACTTTAGTTAATtgagtttccaatctttattaatttggggtgccatgtgacatgcaaaaaggccaacGCCACTGTGCttaaatgttgtaagaggcttctccgcctgaaggagatattctagtgcgtgattcattctttggattaacaacctccccggttgtaaccaagtaaacaacttgtgcctctttcttttgttactttttatttattttataaatgtaagtgttagtttaagaagtccaagaagggtttgtgttttttttttacagggctattcaaccccctttctagccggccgATGCGATCCAACAGTTTCTTCATATGATTTCAAGGAGAATCCAGTTGATCAATGTTTGTATATCAAATTTAGTAGGAGAAAGTTTACTATACTTGTTCTTTACgtggatgatatattgcttgTAAGTAATGATATGAGTCTGCTGCTAGAAACCAAGTCATTTTTATCCGACGAATTTGAAATGAAGGTTCTTGGTGAAGTATCTTTTATCTTAGGCATATAAATTATTTGTGATCGTTCAAGGTACACACTTGGACTATCACAAAAGACTTATATAAAAGGTGTTCATTCGGTATGACATGCAGAATTGTACTCCCAACGACACTCCGGTGGCAAAGGGAGATAAATTTAGCTTGCAACAATGTCCACATCATGAACTTGAGATCAAGGAAATGCAACAATTCCCCTATGCATTAGTAATAGGGAATTTGATGTATGCTCAGGTATGTATGTGTTAGGATCTCACGTACATTGTGGAGATGTTGGCCAGATATTTGAGTAACTCTGGACTAGCTTATTGGAAAGTCGTAAAGAGGGTTATGCGATATTTGCAAAGAACGAATGATTACACGCTCACATATCGGAGATCGAGTCATCTGGAGATCATTGGATATTTATACTCTGATTTTACTAGATGCTTAGATAGCAAGAGGTCCACCTCAGGTTATGTCTTCATGTTAGCGGAAGGGGCTATATCATGGAAAAGCGTCAAACAGACGCTAATAGCGACTTCCACTATGGAGGCAAAGTTATAGTCTGCTATAAAGCTTTCAACTATAGGATATGGATGTGGAACCTTGTCATAGGGCTACAGATCATTGGAGGCATTGACAAACAATTGAGGATCAACTGTGATAACAAAGCTATAGAATTGTATTTCAAGAACAACTGCAGTTCGTCGAAGTCTAAACACATCGACATAAAATTTTTAGTGGTTAAAGAAAAAGTTCAGAATGGTCAAATAATGATAGAGCATATAAGGGCAGATTCCATGTTAGTAGATCCACTCACCAAGAGTTTACACACATGATGTTTCATTAGCATGTGCTGAATATAGGGTTTCTTCCTTTTGATGAAGTACCTATTGTGTAAGAATCTGTATTTTGTGTGATGCTTTATGTTCATGAACACATTTTTTGGCTCATTGTATATAGTACAATTTTTCCTATATGTGTGTATGATTTTGACTTTATTTGACATATGGATGTCATATTTACTATTGCGATTTTGCATTTGGTTATTGTAAATATAATGTAGACTCCATTTGGAGTCATAAAGTCAAATCATGATTTACTGCTACAGTTTGGCATAAAATTTTAGTAAATATGATTTGGATCTGTTTGGGTCATAAAGAGGATTTACTGAGAATGACCACTTGTAGATCACATTTTGTGTCATTCTTGTACTACACATCCACATTTGATTTATATCGTTAATGATAttagtattgtgattactgtttgGTCTTTTTATAGTTACGACTTCTTTAGTCATGTATTAATTGATTTAATGCATGAGATTATTTAAAAGGGTATTTAACTCATAAAGTTTGACATGTTAAACTCAACTTAGGAGTTGCGTGGTGTATAAGGAATCAAGTATAGCCCAAGTGGGAGGATTGTAGGATTAAATCCACATGGGTGAACTAGATCCAATTGAGTTCACATGGGTGGACTTAATCTCCATAAGATTGGGCTTGCGCGTGATTAATACACATAACTAATTGTCATTAACTAACTAAATCCaattaaatgatttaatattTCAAGTATATAAAGAGAGTTTGAATTAAATGGATATGAATTTAATGTGTAGATCCTATAATCCGGTTTATTAACATTGATGGATTGTTGATGAGACATAGACTTTTATAGTGGATAGTCCCCATAGGTTGGGCCAAGTATAAAAAGGAATAGATAAGGTTCATTAGAGCATGTCAAACCTAGCTCTCCtcttctatcttcttcttccccaTTGAGAAGGAACGTATTGTTCGCCGATTCAATCCTATGAAAGATCTCCACTGTGTTCGCGGGATACTCCGGTGACAAGTAAGAGACTATAATATTAAGATAGAATCAGGTTAGTCGTTTACGAGCTATTGTCTCATTTTTCTATTATACTTTAGATATTGATAGAAGTTAAAATCCTATTATATACATCctgtagtttatatatagtttATATATGATTTCTTGTAATTCTTACATCCATCAGCAACCTCGCTTCCATCCTTTTGGCCAAAACTAAACCTTCAGTGATGGCTCTTAGTTGAGTGTCCATTTAAGTAGGCAACAAGGCATTCCACTTCATTTGCAAAATCACTTCGATACTGACCAAACCCGGACTCCACTGAGGTGTCAACCTCTAGCTACCCTTCTCCTTCTCGACTGTATTGTCCATCTTAAAATCTTGCTCCATCGTAAAATACTTATTCGGTCCACAATTAGATGACGAGTTACTTTTGCACAACTCTAAGGTTAGAAAGTTGGAATTCGTCGTGGAAACTCAAAATTTAATACTACGCGTTTTGTTTAATATGTTGACTCGATAAGATCCGAATCCGATATGGAAATCTCTTGACGTTGGTTACGTCGACTCGGTCCGGTCGCCACGAAATTAAGACCGTCTGAAACTTCAACGAAGGCGTCAAGGGAACAGATTATGACTCTCCGTCGAGTTCTAGAAGCTAACAAATGGGATTATGGGAACATATAATTTAGATAAATCTaacaatataatatatatataattaattggtAGTATTTATTCACGCGTATTTATTGATCatcgatatatttttttaagtgtttttctttaaaaataattttatcattaaCATTTCAGGAGCACACGTAAAAAGATTAGGGAAAATTCAAGCGGACTCGGATCTGTATCAAAGTCTTTGTCTACGGTCCACCTCATATTTATTGAATCCATTTCTTCTAAATTAAATCCCCCAATTGGCCGGCCTCATCTTCTCGTTCCTATCGAAATTCATCTCCCAATTCCCGGTTGATCTCGATCTCGATCTCTTCCCAATTCGCCATCTGCAATCTCCCTCCACCCTAATCGATCAATTCATCGGTaggagcggcggcggcggctaTGGATTGCGAGCCGGAGGAGCTCCAGTTCCTGGGCATGTTTGGCATATATCAGGAGGCTGCCAAGATCCTCGCCGGCTGGCGCCGGCTATTCGGCCAGATCGCCGGCGCACTCGTCCTGcccctctcctttctcttcttcgcGCACATCGCCATCTCCCACCACCTTTTTACCACCATCGACCGCGACGAGATCGACCTCGACGTCTCCCCCCCGGGCTCCGCCTCCGAGTCCTACGCCCTCAACCGCCTCGCCTCCGATTGGTCTTCCTTCCTCCTCTTCAAGGGCTTCTACCTCCTCGCCCTCCTTGTCCTCGCCCTCCTATCCACCGCCGCCGTCGTCTACTCCGTCGCCTCCATCTACACCGCGCGCCGCGACCTCACCTTCCGAAAGGTCCTCGCCGTCGTGCCCCGCGTCTGGCGCCGCCTCATGTCCACCTTCCTGTGGGCGTTCCTCATCCTCTTCGCGCTCCACTCCCTCGCCGTCGCGGTGTTCATCGCCATCATTCTCGGCAGCGGCGACGAATCCATCGCCGGCCCTCTCCTCGTCATATTCGTCCTGATCCCCCTCTACGTCGTCGCCCTCGTCTACATCAGCGTTGTCTGGCACCTGGCCAGCGTGCTATCCGTACTGGAAGATGCCCGCGGGCTGGAGGCGATGCGCCGGAGCCGGCTGCTTATCAAGGGCAAGCTCCTCCTGGCCTGTATCATCTTCGTGAAGCTAAACCTCTGCTTTGGGCTCGTGGAGTGGGGCTTCCGGTTGCTATTGGCGAAGTGGAGCAGCAACGGCGCAGGGCTCAGCCTACTGCTCTCCCTCGTCCTGCTGTTGCTTCTGGGCCTGGTAATCCTCTTCGCCCTCGCGGTGCAGACGGTGGTCTACTTCGTGTGCAAGTCGTACCACCACGAGAGCATCGACAAGACGAGCTTGGCGGATCATTTGGAGGCGTACATGGGGGAGTATGTGCCCTTGAAGTCGCAGGATGTGCAGATGGAGCAGCTCCATGTTTGATTCCTGCGAACAAAGATTGGATGCCTGATAAATTGAGTGATATTTCTCCCTGTTATTACTGAATTTATGATACAAAATTCACAGTTTGCTGGTTGAAAACTTGCCGATTTGAACATCCACAATTGATTGCTTCAATGGATGCCTTGCGTTCTAAACTAGATTGATTTCATTGTGGTGTCGTTCCAGGAATGCAAATAGATGTATATTTGCTCGCAATGTTTACCTCACTAATTTGGCATTTTCAGAGTTGTTAAAAGCCTGTAATAGCAGGCGAAATCCAGTTGGTAACTCAAAGTTAAAACCTTGATTTTGTTACGAGATACCATATCATTTCTTTCCAGTTGGATAAAACTCACTAGTAGTGCGTTTTAAAATGAATTGAAAAGATAATTCATATTTCACCATAgtaagattaatatgttaaaccTTTAGTCTTATTCTCTTTGTAGAAGATTTTAGttatcatgtggcaaaaggcgattcgctcaccCCCAGCGCTCCCACCAATCCGTTTCTaggccaacacgaaggaggtaaatcacgggtggctactagtcaTTACTACAAATGACCAAGATTTTAGTTATCAGGTCAATGGGATAGATGGTTTCTTGTTCAATTCAATTTCAACATTTGGATATGAATTTAGGGTGATGTCATTTGTAATACCGTGGATAGTCAAATCACATGTCAACGAATGAGGTTGACATACACTTTTCCTCGAAAGTCGAGCTGAGAAACACTTGAAGAGAGAGTTAGATTGGTTGGGAGACACTTCTCCTCGGAAGTCGAGCTGAGAAACACTTGAAGAGAGAGTTAGATTGGTTGGGAGATGAATCCGAGGGCCACTTCGACCCTCAAGTTTACTTGAGGTGCTATGTGAGAAAAAGATGAAGAAAGAGAAAATCTGATGTAGGCTTTTAGAATTGGGGGTCATCTTCGCGAGTGTTTATATAATTGTCAGGAGAACATCTCCATATCAATCAAAGTGTCATTATTTTATGAGCAGGCGAGGAGACCAAATCCAACCATCGTTAATTGTCTTTCCATTCACAATGTAACACATGTTTGAAGAGGAACATCTGAGAGATCTATTCTAACAATTTAGTAACTACCTCTCTATTCATTTAGCACTACGTGCCTTAAAATATTCATGGAGGAATGATCTTTAATGATGAGAAGGTTATCTCATCGTTCACGTGCTTTAATCAAGTCATGTGAGGTATGAATTGGATGTGAGGATGAGAAGTTCCACGAGATGTACAAGTGGCTAGAGGATGACAGTTTTACCATAATGGATCTAAGGATGAGAAAATGAATCTATTTTAATTTGGAATGAGCTTGAGAGTATATGGTTTTACCATAATGGATCTAAGGATGAGAAAATGAATCTATTTTAATTTGGAATGAGCCTGAGAGTAGATGGTGTCAGGACCTAAGATTGAGCCAGGGGTAGTGTTGACGATTGGGGCAGAGCCAGGCAAACGTTGTCGGGATCAATCGCTAAGACTAGGACGGAGACGGAGTCAGGTTCAGTCGCTAAAACTGAGATGTAGGAGCTGGAGATAGAGTCATTTGCTAAGACTGAGATGGAACGATACTAATTGCTAAGGCTGAGTATGAGAGAGAGTCGGTAGTTGAAATCGAGACTAAGAAGATGTCGGAACGAGATTGAGAAGATGTCGGGATCTGAGATTAAGATGAGAGGATGATGGTTATTGCGGCCGATACCTAGAGGGAATTAGTAGTTGAAGTCAAAACTGAAATGGAATTGAGGTGTCATGATCAGATATTGAATCGGAGGGAATGTTGGAATTGGGAACTAAGATAGGAGTCATTGCAGTGGACCTATACGTAATCAAACATTGAGTCTTTGGAGATGAATATATGAGGCTAAGTGGGTGACACTCGAGTCCCTCATAGGATATATTTGACTCCATGCGTCTCCCTATCATCTTAACTTAACTGTAACTAACTACTCATCAAAACTTTTGACCGGTGGAACACGTGGGGTCAAAGTAAATTGCCGTATCATCATTGAAATGACACGCTCCATTCCATGGTCTAACAATAAGTTTGATTCAAGAAATGAATTAATACGTCATAGTTTTCTGGAACTACATAAAACAATCCTCTTCCTCAAGTGCTCCTGCAactaattttttatcaaaaaaacaaAGCGGTAAAtttgtttgttttactttttaaagtgaaaatttatttgaaatcaAAAAGCTAATTTACAAAACAAAAATTCTTTTAGACTAAAGAATAATTACTTAGAGATTTGGATATTTTAAGAAGTTAATAatagtaaaaattttataattttgaaggCACAATATGTGttacaatttaattttaaatgtaaaaattgacacaaaatatttaatttgaattttaaaaattgatataAAATATGTATACTATTTGTTTTATAAAATAGCTtgtagttataattttttttacgtGAAGTCTGATCGGTCACCTCTACGATTAGTTTGTTTGAAAAACTGGATATCTGGAttacaaaaaaatatatttaattttgaagGGTTAAATTAATTATAAACTATTTCATAAACTCTAAACTCATATAATGGGAAGAGATCATACTATTAGGAACTTAATACCTATTAGTGCTGCTTGAATGTACTAGGTTCTCAACAGGGATAAGTTCTCTAGATATATTTTTAATGACCTAAACATTTTAGAAGCCTTAGTAATGTTAGTTTCCTCAAAattaactctagggataacttcccttataattttaatttgactcCTAAACTTATGGTTGTTCTATAACTATATGGAATTCTATGATATAATGACACATTCTTCTTGActttagatttgtatcccaaacatTTCTTGTCATTGCAAGACTCTtatctttctaaacctaggttttatttttttttagacccTTTGATATTATTTGATATTTTCTCTAGggttttttctaatttttcaagtCTTAATCTCAAAACTTGATTTCCAATCCTTAAATTctcaaacttagatttttcataatTTCCTTGAACATTTTTCCTTTTAAGCACATGTCTAAATTACTTTGAGTTTTTGCCTAAATTGTTTTCTACCTTCCTATATTTAGGTAAGATTGTTCTAACATGATATGACCtataatttttcttagaattatcatacttcctattttcatgataaatagtaccaaaattataaaaattattcctagcatgcttttttttatcatgatacgaaggaatattattaattaataataccttAGATTTGCTTTTAGAGGCTCCCCTTCCTTCTTTGTTCTTACTTTAAAGCCTCCTCTTTAGATATTACTTTTGATAATGTCCCTTGTGATTGCATAAAAAGCATACAATGTGCTAATTGCCCTTTCATATCAAGGACCCAACCTCTTTGAATTTTTCTTTCACCTTGGGTGTTATTTgaatcttcttcttcattaattttggacatttactcttataATATCCTTTCTCCCTATACTCAaagtaaatgatatgatttttattcttaacaattgaaattgttataccttcacTTGTATAGGTAGGacattcttcttcatttgttctaGAGGTAGAGGCATCCTCTTGGTCCAGTATCAATGCCCTCtgcccctcaatccttgaggtgcaTACTTCTTCAATTTCCTTTTCGGATGAACATTGCTCAACCTCCGAATCTTCATATACTTGAAACAAAGAGTTTTCCTCTTTGCCTTTTTTGTTACTTTACATTGAGGATGATTCTTCATGGAGCTTAACCAACTTACTCCATAACTtactttgtaacgaccacccttcttactactactactctctaaggatgaccgttacttaactactaactctacttaaccggtgtgattaaaaaatctctaggaaaaccctaccgaaaaatttcggcagagtctcccttgtaccggtgaccatattcaacaatacatgcagtatatatactcagccacaagcggctggaacacataacaatcaaccacgcagcataaaaattctaactcagcaacaataaaggaaaactaatccatactcacaactgaatagcaaacacagtatcaagtgcccttataaacagttatcaaatttccttaacacataaagacttaattaactcaaagaacaaatcataatttattttattcgcaaggatccctaggacttccatagtgcagacatcacacacccctcttgcatctccttgtcgccttcttttccttttctttatctgcagtaggagaaagtgcagtctataagcataaagcttagtgagcgttaTCTAACtccaaaaactcgatatgcatgtatacaaataaaaacatgctaaactgaatgctaatatgtaaagctactcatgctcataaatagcaaagaaatcaactaactgaaaagataacatgtataactactcatgctcataaactaataaagaaagcaaactaactggaatgctaacatataaagtaaaacatgctcatcaactagcaaataaataacatgtaagaaactaaacatgtaaaagctgctagcataaaagaaagctaaacttgctgatctttaaaataaagtgaaacttacttcttttactctaatcttattcttttatttcacttgtttaaaacttatactttaatacttgaaaataataatcaacttctcttgggcccggcattgtaccactttgcgcgcattcttaataagaatcgaggtagctaatcccgaaactactaagatacttctaggccttgtgcctaggggcaacttggagcccatcccttggaccttgtgtccggtacatgccctttaaaagtaaaatacttattatcttatctacttcttctttaaatgccttgacatattaataagcaccttgtgtgctaaaatccctaaaatcttgactttgggatttacttaaggccttggccttttctttcttttcttaatctttcttatactttccttataaaagaatgcttcttacaaaactgaaatgtttaaacaaattctaatactacaatgcttaaacaaaatctgcatacaagtttaaacagaaatctgcatattaagcttaactaaaatctgcatactaagcttaacaaaatctgcttaCTACTctaactaacttctgcacttgtaagcttaataaaattctgcacttgcttaacagaaattctgcaaagaaacttaacaaaagaaaacatattctggctagtacagattttcatcgtctctcaaacttccttttcataatatgactaatacacaacttatctggaattcacttaataaagatattataactcgtattccatttaaaattccagaatcagccaaacacagatgttatccatatacttgaatggaagtagcataactaaacctcaagctcagattcaacataagcaatttatctaaacctcatgctcagatttaatgtaagcaaattatctaaacctcatgttcagattaaagaacctcaaatctgtatactctaaagacttaatcaaactttactataatcttttaaaactgcactacgaggagatctaaacttccaaattgatttcaattatctcagtttccccactcatctaatatcaaaaatctgcactatactagaCTTGACAAAAAAATCAGcatattaaacttataaaatctgcacttgatgAAATTTGCATTTAATGaaagaaatctgcacttaaaattctgcacGCTAAGCTAACAGAATTCTGCTCTATAAGCTCTAAAATTGCCTCGACAATTAAACAGTGAGCTAAAGTATATAGTAGCTCCAAAGGTTGTTCACACTTAGtaattcaacacaaaactaaagCTAGTTAAGGTCACAAACAACCTAAAAACTGAAACTATTTCATACTTTAGGAACCTAAAGATTGAGACTAATTGTTCataacacatgcacccaaactaaatctgaaacctaaTACATAAAACCGAATCTGATATGAAACTCAGTCTACTAACTTTATAATGGCAGAacctcaattcaaatcatctttagtctcaAATCAAAGGATTCGGTGCATGATTAGCATCTAGAACTTGTAATACAAAACCGTATGCTTACAGGATAAGGAATCAATTCACATAACATTCATCAACCAAAAAGTAGACAACTCAATTTCCTTGGCAGTTTTC includes these proteins:
- the LOC122020820 gene encoding uncharacterized protein LOC122020820 — protein: MDCEPEELQFLGMFGIYQEAAKILAGWRRLFGQIAGALVLPLSFLFFAHIAISHHLFTTIDRDEIDLDVSPPGSASESYALNRLASDWSSFLLFKGFYLLALLVLALLSTAAVVYSVASIYTARRDLTFRKVLAVVPRVWRRLMSTFLWAFLILFALHSLAVAVFIAIILGSGDESIAGPLLVIFVLIPLYVVALVYISVVWHLASVLSVLEDARGLEAMRRSRLLIKGKLLLACIIFVKLNLCFGLVEWGFRLLLAKWSSNGAGLSLLLSLVLLLLLGLVILFALAVQTVVYFVCKSYHHESIDKTSLADHLEAYMGEYVPLKSQDVQMEQLHV